Proteins encoded within one genomic window of Edaphobacter lichenicola:
- a CDS encoding acyltransferase family protein yields the protein MEKNRERRNHTLDLLRLAFAVLVLLSHAAEITDGNYSREIGARLTHMTFGSIGVDGFFLLSGFLIVKSWEKNPKPIDYLTKRVLRIVPGYLVAVLLSTLVVGLLAPGVEGFFRKLGSRYAVSVLLLGAPVTPIVFPGCPLNTVNGSLWTITYEFGCYLLVLLFGWLGLFRVRPLCLAVSLALVGDLFHPYFHHHNDLISAVRLTAVFSVGACFYLFRDRIVFRPLFAAIAAVAGPVLIMLFPHDTEGAIVVFGGYLMFYLVQLPLRVPTFPDISYGVYLYGYPIEALWIWYHRGSPWVTFLAATLISIGLGWLSWEFIEHPMLLLKRKNLSPARTAI from the coding sequence ATGGAAAAAAACAGGGAGCGAAGAAATCACACGCTCGATTTACTTCGCCTTGCCTTTGCAGTTCTGGTGTTGCTCTCGCACGCCGCTGAGATTACTGACGGGAACTACTCTCGCGAGATAGGGGCGAGGCTGACCCACATGACCTTCGGATCGATAGGGGTCGACGGATTCTTTCTCCTGAGCGGCTTCCTGATTGTGAAGAGCTGGGAGAAAAACCCGAAGCCGATCGACTATCTTACGAAGCGCGTACTGAGGATTGTTCCTGGCTATCTGGTGGCGGTCTTGCTGAGTACCCTTGTGGTCGGCTTACTTGCGCCGGGGGTCGAGGGATTCTTTCGGAAACTTGGATCTCGATACGCCGTGAGTGTCCTGCTGCTCGGGGCACCGGTGACGCCGATCGTATTCCCTGGGTGTCCTTTGAATACGGTGAACGGCTCGCTGTGGACGATCACCTACGAGTTTGGGTGTTATCTGTTAGTTCTGCTCTTCGGGTGGCTCGGCCTGTTTCGTGTGCGCCCGCTGTGCCTGGCGGTGAGCCTCGCCTTGGTTGGCGACCTCTTTCATCCTTACTTCCATCATCACAATGACCTGATCTCGGCGGTACGGCTCACGGCGGTATTTTCTGTTGGGGCGTGCTTTTACCTGTTCCGCGATCGCATTGTGTTCCGACCCCTCTTCGCGGCCATCGCGGCGGTTGCCGGTCCAGTCCTCATCATGCTTTTTCCGCACGATACGGAAGGGGCCATCGTCGTATTCGGCGGATATCTGATGTTTTATCTGGTGCAGCTTCCGCTGCGGGTACCGACCTTCCCGGATATATCGTATGGGGTCTATCTCTATGGCTACCCGATCGAAGCTCTCTGGATCTGGTATCACCGCGGATCTCCGTGGGTGACCTTTCTGGCTGCCACTCTGATCTCGATTGGCCTGGGATGGCTGAGCTGGGAGTTTATCGAGCATCCGATGCTTCTGCTGAAGCGAAAGAATCTCTCTCCCGCTCGGACAGCGATCTAA
- a CDS encoding PadR family transcriptional regulator: MASRATNPNFMNGVPELLILRLLQHEEMYGYEIVEAIRSRTGAVIAVGEGVVYPVLHGLERDGALKSRRKTVNRRSRIYYSVTPVGTNRLANLSKTWTNLATAIQTMLTGGHHGHAIL; this comes from the coding sequence ATGGCGTCCCGAGCGACCAATCCGAACTTTATGAATGGAGTTCCGGAGCTCCTCATCCTCAGACTCCTCCAGCACGAGGAGATGTATGGCTATGAAATCGTCGAGGCAATCCGCAGCCGCACCGGCGCAGTCATCGCAGTCGGCGAAGGCGTCGTCTACCCGGTGCTCCACGGACTCGAACGCGACGGAGCGCTCAAGTCCCGGCGCAAGACCGTCAACCGCCGCAGCCGTATCTATTACTCCGTAACGCCCGTCGGAACGAATCGGTTAGCCAATCTCTCGAAGACCTGGACCAACCTGGCCACCGCAATCCAAACCATGCTGACAGGAGGGCACCATGGCCACGCCATTCTATGA
- a CDS encoding biotin/lipoyl-containing protein: MGCDRAAGGVATVTVWLEVGGEKRRVELPAEFGVGMECSVDGRPIVADVRVLQAGVLSLLIDGRQYRCVLDGDGVVIGGRRFEFEVADPRSLQGRRGAGAGTDGPRPVKAPMPGRMVRVLVEMGDAVEEGQALIVIEAMKMQNELKSPKAGRVARIAVAVGDAVGSGDVLVVVE, translated from the coding sequence GTGGGCTGTGACCGGGCGGCGGGAGGGGTTGCGACTGTGACGGTCTGGCTTGAGGTTGGGGGAGAGAAGCGGCGGGTTGAGCTTCCGGCTGAGTTCGGCGTTGGGATGGAGTGCTCGGTGGACGGGCGGCCGATTGTGGCGGATGTGAGGGTGCTGCAGGCTGGAGTGCTGTCGTTATTGATTGACGGGCGGCAGTACCGGTGTGTTTTGGATGGTGATGGGGTGGTGATTGGTGGGCGGCGGTTCGAGTTTGAGGTTGCGGATCCGCGGTCGCTGCAGGGGCGCCGGGGGGCGGGGGCTGGGACGGATGGGCCGCGTCCGGTGAAGGCTCCTATGCCGGGCCGGATGGTGCGGGTGCTGGTTGAGATGGGCGATGCGGTCGAGGAGGGCCAGGCACTGATCGTGATCGAGGCGATGAAGATGCAGAACGAGCTGAAGTCGCCCAAGGCCGGACGGGTGGCGAGGATTGCGGTTGCGGTGGGCGATGCGGTCGGCTCCGGGGATGTGCTGGTCGTGGTCGAGTAG